The genomic region GTGGAAAATAAATGAGGTCTGTTGGTGATAGACCTCTGGATAATAAGGAATCAATCTCACCCAGTACATCAGGGTACAGgaaaatatacaaaatacagaCAAACAATCTTGTTTACACCAGAACACATGCTGGAGCAGGTAATCTATTCAGTGTTGGATCTAAAAAATCTTGTACATAGTAGAACATGCAGGTAAATCATTGGATGGGTTTCACTTTTTCAAGGAACAAAGCTGATGCTTCTTTGAGAAATTCCACACGGTTCATACAGTCTTTAGGATTCCTGTCCAGAAATGCTTTGTTCATGGCAACAGCCAAACAGTCTGGTCCTAGCTTTGACCCGGCTTCCAAGTAGCTTGCTGGAACACAGAGATCACTAGCCACTAGCGCTTCCTCTAGGGTATTTAGTACTGCCTGGCAAAGCCTCTGGCCTGCCTGACTGCTCTCATTGAATATCCCAAACAGACTTTCTGCTTTGGACATAAACTCAAGTAGCACAAAGCATGTTAACACACCGTATCTGAACACATCGAATGGGACAGCTTCATGGTCTTGGCATTGGATCTTCTTAAGGAGCAGAGAAGTGATCTCACTAGGAAGTCCTCCATCCTGGCAGATTCTACCCAGAACCTCACTGTAGATTTTTCCATTCAAACCAGGCTTCTTCTTCCTCCCTTCAGCGCTCAGACAATCATATGCAACATTAAGATTGTTGGTAAAAGCTGttctgtatatatacaaaaaaaaaaatacaaaaagaaaagttGTGAAAAAGAGCTGCAATAACAGAAATAAATGGAGCAATATGAATATGATCTAACAAgcaatatattgtatattttttttatttatgtgtctATAGCAAGGAGCATTCACAAAAGATACAAGCTCTCTTGACTTGGACATATATTTGGAGCTTGATTCCATAGATAGGcagtgcttccccccccccccatcaagggctagattccaagtggagcattatttatcgCTCATGCGCTAATTATGCTAGAAGTATGCTTTTGGCATGCGTCGGGTACCaagcatattacaggttgaaagtaaaaggtttttgcccatgtgctaacctgatgcatgcaaaaagccaaagttagaatatcacatgaaagcacgaaaagtggaaaaaacacaattGCTCACACGCAAACCTGAaagcattttctcaagtgctctaacccgacatgaaaatattaataatgcaaaacaagaaaaagagagagcgcaacTGTGACTCATATAAagatgtaatttattaaaaaatacgcTTATATAGACAGACACAAAATGAACATAAAATATATGGCATATCATAACATATCCCCATAATCAGGTAACTACACAGCCACCGTAGTCCTGCTCGATCACCTCCaatgaagaatatgttctatttctatatattttggtacaatatatatatatatatataattattatacataggtatatatatatatatatatatatatatatatatatatacacacagatatatatatatatatatttaaacatacttagaacatattcccgtatgtgaagaacattggaatgtgaaatatttacagagctatcccagttaaaaactttattatatatgaatattgcatacacatgattttacatattttcagccactttactgcaaatggctccaatgtatatatatatatatatatatatatatatatataaataaatgtaaacagcaggcaggtcagcactcacggttaacatttcatccacccagggtgctttcaaagtattgatagtagtgaagaaaacataatttatgcttacctgataaatttatttctcttgtagtgtatccagtccacggatcatccatttcttgtgggatattctccttcccaacaggaagttgcaagaggatcacccacagcagagctgctatatagctcctcccctcactgccatatccagtcattcgacagaaacaagccgagaaaggagaaaccatagggtgcagtggtgactgtagtttaattaaaatttagacctgccttaaaaggacagggcgggccgtggactggatacactacaagagaaataaatttatcaggtaagcataaattatgttttctcttgttaagtgtatccagtccacggatcatccattacttgtgggataccaataccaaagctaaagtacacggatgatgggagggacaaggcaggaacttaaacggaaggaaccactgcctgtagaacctttctcccaaaaacagcctccgaagaagcaaaagtatcaaatttgtaaaatttttaaaaggtatgaagcgaagaccaagtcgcagccttgcaaatctgttcaacagaagcctcatttttaaaggcccaggtggaagccacagctctagtagaatgagctgtaattctttcagggggctgctgtccagcagtctcataggctaaacggattatactccgaagccaaaaagaaagagaggttgccgaagccttttgacctctcctctgtccagagtaaacaacaaacaggctagatgtt from Bombina bombina isolate aBomBom1 chromosome 2, aBomBom1.pri, whole genome shotgun sequence harbors:
- the TPGS1 gene encoding tubulin polyglutamylase complex subunit 1, with protein sequence MAEKRRVVGSPVPRPPPGPANESEFLAQSGVRDMMRDAVMKVLEARPEDPVVFLAEYFEKLGHSSEERAAAGAAEAQGPFMHGQQRICRALWYLKLAHHSQRTAFTNNLNVAYDCLSAEGRKKKPGLNGKIYSEVLGRICQDGGLPSEITSLLLKKIQCQDHEAVPFDVFRYGVLTCFVLLEFMSKAESLFGIFNESSQAGQRLCQAVLNTLEEALVASDLCVPASYLEAGSKLGPDCLAVAMNKAFLDRNPKDCMNRVEFLKEASALFLEKVKPIQ